From a region of the Aeoliella mucimassa genome:
- a CDS encoding PSD1 and planctomycete cytochrome C domain-containing protein → MNRLPKLAAAAMAFVPLLARPALADEGVDFFEQHIRPVLVERCYSCHSQADGATEGELALDNRASVLQGGRGGAILVPGNPEASRLLQALEYHDESLQMPPDEKLSDEVIAAFRQWIALGAPDPRDGAAAQVDTIASRAATHWAFQPPTRPTPVKDPTGWSRTDIDRLIVAKLGAAGLKPSPQAGKRTLIERLYFDLVGLAPTQEEIEQFVADDDPQAYEKLVDRLLDSPAFGERWARHWLDLARFADTKGYVFTEDRTFPNAYKYRDWVIESLNSDMPIDRFMMYQLAADRMIETPEDKRHLAAEGYVTLGRRFVNSQPDIVADRIDVVFRGMMGLSVACARCHDHKYDPVSDEDYYALYGILQSSREEQDDKYPLRLVDKETPENVGVFIRGATHNRGPIVERGFPTFFTSFAADVEAGSGRLELAEAIVHPQNPLTSRVFVNRVWGHLLGEQLVGTPSDFGLRCDAPVQRELLDLLAVDFQQNGWSLKQLVRQIVGSSTYQQTSLASDELLAADAENALWGRANRRRLDFESLRDRLLEVAGQLDTRVGGESEEIAAGNGGSRRTLYAHIDRQNLPNLFRTFDFASPDAHSPERAHTLVPQQALFLMNGQLAERVAMLLSAATADAPSEADRIEQLYERILARKPTSGELELAQQFIARQMPETLPPDEWSYGFGRIDAGYVQFEPLPHFQENRWQAQQAFPAPQSFGYLSISPTGGHPGQSPETSSIRRWTAPREGTLVIEGQLHRPEQQGDGVDGLIVSSRQGIVGRWSVAHGTQNTPVRLEQVMPGEHVDFVVACRENDAFDSYQWRATVTLETPGDRQTWNTEQGFHGPAAEPLDLWSQLAQVLLMSNEFLYVD, encoded by the coding sequence ATGAATCGTCTACCGAAGCTTGCGGCTGCGGCGATGGCTTTTGTTCCGCTGCTGGCACGTCCAGCACTGGCGGACGAAGGCGTCGACTTTTTCGAACAACACATACGGCCGGTGCTGGTCGAGCGGTGCTACAGTTGCCATTCGCAGGCCGACGGAGCGACCGAAGGAGAGCTGGCGCTCGACAATCGGGCGAGTGTGCTGCAGGGTGGCCGCGGCGGGGCGATCCTCGTGCCCGGCAACCCCGAGGCGAGTCGCTTGCTGCAGGCGCTGGAGTATCACGACGAATCGCTGCAGATGCCGCCCGACGAGAAACTCTCGGACGAGGTGATTGCCGCGTTCCGGCAATGGATCGCCCTCGGCGCGCCCGACCCACGCGACGGAGCAGCCGCCCAGGTGGATACGATCGCCAGTCGGGCAGCAACGCACTGGGCGTTCCAGCCACCCACGCGGCCGACTCCGGTCAAGGACCCAACCGGCTGGAGTCGCACCGACATCGATCGACTGATCGTCGCCAAGCTGGGTGCGGCGGGGCTCAAACCCTCTCCGCAGGCGGGCAAGCGAACCTTGATCGAACGCTTGTACTTCGACCTGGTCGGTCTGGCGCCGACGCAGGAAGAGATTGAGCAGTTCGTCGCCGACGACGATCCACAAGCCTACGAGAAGTTGGTCGATCGCTTGCTCGACTCGCCCGCGTTTGGCGAGCGGTGGGCGCGGCATTGGCTCGACCTGGCGCGATTCGCCGATACGAAAGGCTACGTGTTTACCGAGGATCGTACCTTTCCGAATGCGTACAAGTATCGCGACTGGGTCATCGAATCGCTAAACAGCGACATGCCGATCGACCGGTTCATGATGTATCAACTCGCAGCGGATCGCATGATTGAGACGCCCGAAGACAAGCGGCACCTGGCCGCCGAGGGGTACGTGACCCTCGGCCGGCGGTTCGTGAACAGCCAGCCCGACATCGTGGCCGACCGCATCGACGTGGTATTCCGCGGCATGATGGGCTTGTCGGTCGCCTGCGCTCGGTGTCACGATCACAAGTACGATCCGGTGAGCGACGAAGACTACTACGCGTTGTATGGAATCCTGCAAAGCTCGCGCGAGGAACAAGACGACAAATACCCACTGCGACTCGTCGATAAAGAGACTCCTGAGAATGTTGGGGTGTTTATCCGCGGTGCTACGCACAATCGAGGGCCGATTGTCGAGCGGGGCTTCCCCACGTTCTTCACCAGTTTCGCGGCCGACGTAGAAGCGGGCAGCGGGCGACTCGAGCTCGCCGAGGCGATTGTGCATCCGCAGAATCCACTCACCTCGCGAGTGTTCGTGAATCGCGTGTGGGGCCACCTGCTCGGCGAGCAACTGGTCGGCACCCCGAGCGATTTCGGGCTGCGGTGCGACGCTCCCGTGCAGCGGGAACTGCTCGACCTGCTGGCGGTCGACTTCCAGCAGAACGGTTGGTCGCTCAAACAACTGGTGCGGCAGATCGTCGGCTCGAGCACTTACCAGCAAACCAGCCTTGCGAGCGACGAGTTGCTGGCTGCCGATGCGGAGAACGCCTTGTGGGGCCGGGCGAATCGTCGCCGGCTCGACTTCGAGTCGCTTCGCGATCGGTTGCTCGAGGTCGCCGGTCAGCTCGATACTCGCGTCGGTGGCGAGTCGGAAGAGATTGCTGCTGGCAACGGTGGTTCGCGGCGTACGCTCTACGCTCACATCGACCGCCAGAATTTACCCAACCTATTCCGCACGTTCGACTTCGCCAGCCCCGACGCCCACTCTCCCGAGCGGGCTCACACGCTGGTGCCGCAGCAGGCGTTGTTCCTGATGAATGGTCAGCTGGCCGAACGCGTCGCGATGCTGTTGAGTGCTGCGACCGCGGATGCTCCGTCGGAAGCGGATCGCATCGAGCAGTTGTACGAGCGCATCCTGGCTCGCAAACCAACATCCGGCGAGCTGGAACTCGCCCAGCAGTTCATCGCCCGCCAGATGCCCGAGACCTTGCCCCCCGATGAGTGGAGTTATGGGTTCGGTCGCATCGACGCGGGCTACGTGCAGTTCGAGCCGCTGCCGCACTTCCAGGAGAATCGCTGGCAGGCGCAGCAGGCGTTTCCCGCGCCGCAGAGCTTTGGCTACCTGTCGATCAGCCCGACCGGCGGGCATCCTGGGCAAAGTCCCGAGACGAGTTCCATCCGTCGCTGGACTGCTCCACGGGAGGGAACGCTGGTGATCGAAGGTCAACTGCACCGGCCCGAACAGCAAGGCGATGGGGTGGATGGGCTGATCGTCTCATCGCGTCAAGGCATCGTTGGTCGTTGGAGCGTCGCGCACGGAACGCAGAACACCCCGGTGCGGCTCGAGCAGGTGATGCCTGGCGAGCACGTCGACTTCGTCGTGGCTTGCCGCGAGAACGATGCGTTCGACAGCTATCAATGGCGAGCGACCGTGACCCTCGAAACCCCCGGCGACCGCCAGACCTGGAACACCGAGCAAGGTTTCCATGGTCCGGCCGCGGAGCCGCTCGACCTGTGGTCGCAGTTAGCTCAGGTGCTGTTGATGTCGAACGAGTTTTTGTACGTGGATTGA
- a CDS encoding winged helix-turn-helix transcriptional regulator: MSSSARRSDCPIACTLDLLGDKWTLLVVRDLVLGKQRFDEFLNSPEGIASNILSNRLKMLTELGYLTREQDPSDRRQAIYTLTEQGQALRKIVASVARWGEQHFPNTTRDPDEVMARKRKG, from the coding sequence ATGTCGTCTTCCGCCCGTCGTTCCGATTGCCCGATTGCCTGCACGCTCGATCTACTCGGCGACAAGTGGACCTTGCTGGTGGTCCGTGATCTGGTGCTCGGCAAGCAGCGGTTCGACGAGTTCCTGAACTCGCCCGAAGGGATCGCGTCGAACATTCTCTCCAACCGCTTGAAGATGCTCACCGAGCTAGGCTATTTGACGCGTGAGCAAGACCCAAGCGACCGCCGTCAGGCGATCTATACGCTCACCGAGCAAGGGCAGGCGCTGCGCAAAATAGTCGCCAGCGTTGCTCGTTGGGGAGAGCAGCACTTTCCCAACACCACCCGCGATCCCGATGAAGTGATGGCCCGCAAGCGCAAGGGGTGA
- a CDS encoding cupin domain-containing protein, whose amino-acid sequence MRQSYEHVTVGPMTDWMRFRFQLRDLPPAPKRFLKNELSLSAMEISVNSMPAGAAMPFLHKHRKNEEVFLFLTGEGEFQAGDDLLPVTPGFCIRCSPETPRSFRNTGDVPMEYVVIQAESDSYTGQGETNDGEPVEAKPAWIS is encoded by the coding sequence ATGCGACAATCCTACGAACATGTGACCGTGGGGCCAATGACCGATTGGATGCGATTTCGGTTTCAGCTCCGCGATTTGCCCCCTGCGCCAAAGCGTTTCCTGAAAAACGAGCTTTCGCTCTCGGCCATGGAGATCTCGGTGAACTCGATGCCAGCCGGGGCGGCGATGCCGTTTTTGCATAAGCACCGCAAGAACGAGGAGGTGTTCCTATTCCTGACTGGCGAGGGGGAATTCCAGGCCGGCGACGATCTGCTGCCGGTGACTCCAGGGTTCTGCATCCGCTGCTCGCCCGAAACGCCGCGCTCGTTCCGCAATACCGGCGACGTGCCGATGGAGTACGTGGTGATCCAAGCCGAGTCGGATAGCTACACCGGGCAGGGCGAGACTAACGATGGCGAGCCGGTGGAGGCCAAGCCGGCGTGGATTTCGTAG
- a CDS encoding DUF1559 domain-containing protein codes for MSSTKRGFTLVELLVVIAIIGILVALLLPAVQAAREAARRVQCTNNLKQLGLGFMNYESAHGGFPPRRWQRADEGRTGWGTFILPFMEEQAIYDQYQWEYHFYDPQNKAVVETPLETFVCPSVSRDEPIVCGSGDNLVNGWIDYLVPNGIRTPENGFAVNFPQWESSGNAHQALLDSTNTAALANGNEGRAPRKLRQITDGLSHTLLVNETAGWPQQWHANTRLEDFASMGTRGSWAAWQSFVYSTSTHDGETNAFQGDSGSFSTMGDLADCGINCNNKFAVYSFHPGGALIGFCDGSVRYVSEELSGLAFAQIVAIDDGLVISDTNVQ; via the coding sequence GTGTCGTCCACCAAAAGAGGATTCACCTTAGTTGAGTTGCTGGTCGTGATTGCGATCATCGGCATCCTGGTTGCCCTGTTGCTTCCAGCGGTACAAGCCGCCCGCGAAGCGGCCCGGCGCGTCCAGTGTACCAATAATCTCAAGCAGCTTGGCTTGGGCTTCATGAATTACGAGTCGGCCCACGGCGGGTTCCCCCCGCGTCGCTGGCAACGAGCCGACGAAGGCCGCACCGGCTGGGGCACCTTCATTCTGCCGTTCATGGAAGAGCAAGCGATCTACGATCAGTACCAGTGGGAGTACCACTTCTACGATCCCCAGAATAAAGCAGTGGTCGAAACTCCGCTTGAGACGTTTGTCTGTCCTAGCGTGTCGCGCGACGAGCCTATCGTGTGCGGCTCAGGCGACAATCTTGTGAATGGCTGGATCGACTACCTGGTGCCCAACGGCATTCGCACGCCCGAGAATGGCTTTGCAGTAAACTTCCCGCAGTGGGAAAGCTCCGGCAACGCCCACCAGGCGCTGCTCGATAGCACCAACACCGCCGCGCTGGCCAATGGCAACGAAGGCCGCGCCCCGCGCAAGTTGCGCCAGATCACCGATGGCTTGTCGCACACGCTGCTGGTGAACGAGACCGCGGGCTGGCCACAACAATGGCACGCCAACACCCGCCTGGAGGACTTCGCGAGCATGGGCACCCGCGGCAGCTGGGCCGCCTGGCAATCGTTTGTGTACTCCACATCGACCCACGATGGCGAAACCAATGCGTTCCAAGGCGACAGCGGTAGCTTCTCGACCATGGGCGACTTGGCCGACTGCGGTATCAACTGCAACAACAAGTTTGCTGTTTACAGTTTTCATCCCGGTGGTGCTTTGATTGGTTTCTGCGACGGCTCGGTCCGCTACGTCAGCGAAGAACTCAGCGGACTAGCGTTCGCTCAGATCGTGGCAATCGACGACGGACTTGTGATCAGCGACACGAACGTGCAGTAG
- a CDS encoding ABC transporter substrate-binding protein, which yields MKTKVIVAVLLLLFGWAFVETGQLADLASRFVRPPVKTTERQVEIVEQTPEYRLVKHPLGETRVPLRPQRIVSLTNSATDSLCALGVKPVLITMSLRLDSRTPYLAEQLADIPKLRYGEAVDLEAVLAAKPDLIFAGTSRDGRLYNQLSKIAPTVCVASSTAADREIRLLDVGETIGMASEAQQRLDQYYEHVATAREQLAVQTAGQPVSFLRFRRNTCVIYTRTTMFGPLLFDQLQLTPDPEMPQVMTGGGWDVLSVERLSKLRSEYIFMVVDRDSEIYLGRVSDTPIWKNIPAAEKGQVHRVASGTWLSGDGVLGCEAIIDDVIHGATKGQGTDANK from the coding sequence ATGAAAACTAAGGTCATTGTCGCTGTACTGCTGTTGCTGTTCGGTTGGGCGTTTGTCGAAACGGGGCAGCTTGCGGATCTGGCGAGTCGATTCGTCCGCCCGCCGGTGAAGACCACCGAGCGGCAAGTCGAGATCGTCGAACAGACGCCCGAGTACCGGTTGGTAAAACACCCGCTCGGCGAAACGCGCGTCCCGCTCCGGCCGCAGCGTATCGTTAGTCTGACGAACTCGGCGACCGACAGTCTCTGTGCGCTCGGCGTGAAGCCGGTGCTGATTACCATGTCGCTGCGACTCGATAGTCGCACTCCGTACCTGGCCGAGCAACTCGCCGACATCCCCAAGCTTCGCTACGGCGAGGCGGTCGACCTCGAAGCGGTGCTGGCGGCCAAGCCCGATTTGATCTTCGCAGGCACCTCGCGCGACGGGCGGTTGTACAACCAGCTTTCGAAGATCGCCCCCACGGTTTGCGTGGCCTCGAGCACCGCGGCCGACCGTGAGATTCGCCTGCTCGACGTCGGCGAGACCATCGGCATGGCCAGCGAAGCACAGCAGCGGCTCGACCAGTACTACGAGCACGTTGCAACCGCCCGCGAACAACTAGCGGTGCAAACCGCGGGTCAGCCAGTGAGCTTCTTGCGTTTCCGCCGCAACACGTGCGTCATCTACACCCGCACCACGATGTTCGGGCCGCTGTTGTTCGACCAACTGCAACTCACGCCCGATCCCGAGATGCCGCAGGTCATGACCGGCGGCGGGTGGGACGTGCTATCGGTCGAGCGACTCTCGAAGCTACGCTCCGAATACATTTTTATGGTGGTCGACCGCGATAGCGAGATCTATCTGGGTCGCGTGAGCGATACGCCGATCTGGAAGAACATTCCCGCGGCGGAAAAGGGACAGGTGCATCGCGTCGCTTCCGGCACCTGGCTGAGCGGCGACGGGGTGCTGGGGTGCGAGGCGATTATCGACGACGTCATCCACGGTGCTACGAAAGGGCAGGGGACCGATGCCAACAAGTAA
- a CDS encoding FecCD family ABC transporter permease encodes MPTSNAHPTVASRIAMNWTTVPLGLLAMLLGIGMFLLVGDVSIDARTTFDALFAHDSQQTAHVLIRDWRLPRAIADLLVGASLAIAGAIMQSMTRNPLASPGIMGLNTGASFATIVAVVTAPTIGRPGLMVAAVAGATLGAALVYGIGSLSRGGLTPVRLALTGVAVSTLLGSIGSGVMIYFELGQDLTLWYARGTQNVQWDDVAMLLPLFAIGLVGSLALAPTLSVLALGEEVARSLGQRTMLAKLAGTVIVLMLAGGSVAVAGSVGFVGLMVPHIVRMLVGHDQRVVLPMAALSGGLFLLAADIVARLATSPYRAAVPVSVVTSLLGVPFFLYLACRRNASARGGTL; translated from the coding sequence ATGCCAACAAGTAACGCCCACCCGACCGTCGCCTCGCGAATCGCAATGAACTGGACCACGGTCCCGCTCGGGCTGCTCGCCATGCTGCTCGGCATTGGCATGTTTCTGCTCGTCGGCGATGTCTCGATCGACGCCCGCACCACGTTCGACGCGTTGTTTGCTCACGACTCGCAACAAACTGCCCACGTGCTGATCCGCGACTGGCGACTTCCTCGGGCGATAGCCGACCTGCTGGTCGGCGCGTCGCTGGCCATCGCGGGGGCAATCATGCAATCGATGACTCGCAACCCACTCGCCAGCCCTGGCATCATGGGACTCAACACCGGTGCCAGCTTCGCAACAATTGTGGCCGTGGTCACCGCTCCCACCATCGGCCGACCGGGGCTAATGGTTGCCGCCGTGGCTGGGGCGACGCTCGGCGCCGCGCTAGTGTATGGCATTGGTTCGCTCTCGCGCGGGGGACTCACTCCGGTGCGACTCGCACTGACCGGCGTCGCCGTGTCGACGTTGCTCGGCTCGATCGGTAGCGGCGTGATGATCTACTTCGAACTCGGCCAAGACCTCACGCTCTGGTACGCCCGCGGAACGCAAAACGTGCAGTGGGACGACGTCGCCATGCTGCTTCCTCTGTTCGCGATCGGGCTGGTGGGCTCGCTTGCGTTAGCGCCGACGCTCAGCGTGCTGGCGCTCGGCGAGGAGGTGGCTCGCAGCCTTGGCCAGCGCACCATGCTGGCCAAGCTGGCAGGCACGGTGATCGTGCTGATGCTGGCCGGCGGCAGTGTGGCGGTCGCTGGCTCTGTGGGTTTTGTCGGGCTGATGGTACCTCACATCGTTCGCATGCTGGTTGGTCACGATCAACGCGTGGTGCTGCCGATGGCCGCGCTTTCGGGCGGGTTGTTCCTGCTGGCGGCCGATATCGTCGCCCGACTCGCCACTTCGCCCTATCGAGCCGCGGTGCCGGTGAGCGTGGTGACTTCGCTGCTGGGGGTACCGTTCTTCCTCTATCTGGCTTGCCGGCGCAACGCTTCCGCGCGAGGAGGCACCCTGTGA
- a CDS encoding FecCD family ABC transporter permease, whose translation MTRATRLQPLLLLALMAAALVVVFVVGLHLGTTELSMSQVIGALLHQGEWTEQLVVLEMRLPRLVLSCLIGATLSVSGVLLQGLSRNELASPTTVGVNAGSGLGIMLALVLAPMTALRQPWIMPLASVGGAMLITLLVFALAYRRGSVLPSRLLLVGIAMSYGSSAAMLLLSLRMDFVTHSRVVSWMSGSISGGNWKSIYWLAPTCLVLMVVAFSRARVLNVMSLGDYTAKGLGVGVERQRLAALTLATMMTSACAGVAGQIGFLGLAAPHLARRLVGHDHRVLLPAAALSGAFLLVLADSLGRHLFSPVEIPAGVLVGILGGSYFLYLLAKTKG comes from the coding sequence GTGACCCGTGCCACGCGATTGCAACCGCTGCTGCTCCTGGCACTCATGGCCGCCGCCCTGGTGGTGGTGTTTGTCGTCGGCCTGCACCTCGGCACCACCGAGCTGAGCATGTCGCAGGTGATCGGCGCCCTGCTGCACCAAGGGGAATGGACCGAGCAACTCGTGGTGCTCGAAATGCGCCTGCCAAGGCTGGTGCTGAGCTGTTTGATCGGGGCAACGCTCTCGGTCTCCGGCGTGCTGCTGCAGGGGCTCAGCCGCAACGAGCTGGCGAGCCCCACCACGGTAGGCGTCAACGCCGGCTCAGGGCTCGGCATCATGCTCGCGTTGGTGCTCGCTCCGATGACCGCCTTACGACAACCATGGATTATGCCGCTCGCTTCGGTAGGGGGGGCGATGCTGATCACGCTGCTCGTGTTCGCACTGGCCTATCGCCGCGGCTCGGTGCTCCCTTCGCGATTGCTCTTGGTCGGTATCGCGATGAGCTATGGCTCGAGTGCGGCGATGCTGCTGCTGTCGCTTCGCATGGACTTCGTGACCCACAGTCGAGTGGTGTCGTGGATGTCGGGCAGCATTTCCGGCGGCAATTGGAAGTCGATCTACTGGCTCGCTCCTACGTGCCTGGTGCTGATGGTTGTTGCGTTCAGCCGCGCCAGGGTGCTCAACGTGATGTCGCTCGGCGACTACACGGCCAAGGGGCTCGGCGTGGGAGTCGAACGCCAGCGGCTAGCCGCGCTCACCCTGGCGACGATGATGACCAGCGCGTGCGCAGGAGTCGCGGGACAGATTGGCTTCCTCGGGCTGGCCGCGCCGCACCTGGCCCGGCGACTCGTTGGGCACGACCATCGGGTGCTGTTGCCAGCGGCCGCGCTTAGCGGGGCGTTCCTATTGGTGCTGGCCGATAGCTTGGGTCGCCATTTGTTCTCTCCGGTCGAGATTCCCGCAGGCGTGTTGGTCGGCATTCTCGGCGGCAGCTACTTCCTTTACTTACTGGCCAAGACCAAAGGTTAA
- a CDS encoding ABC transporter ATP-binding protein — translation MTLLEAQDLSLAYEDVQVIHELSLQIPPQQITALIGPNGSGKSTLLRGLARLMRPQQGCVYLDGHAIHTQPTKQVARQLAMLPQRASAPGGLTVRELVAYGRFPYQGFLGGLSADDEQQIDDALHQTGIDSLRDCCLGELSGGQRQLALIAMALAQDTELLLLDEPTTFLDMAHQLEVLEVLEKLHAEQQRTIVMVLHDINQAARYASHMIALVDGQIAASGSPTEILTPEVLARVFRIEAMVTRREDTSTPYCIPLRNLS, via the coding sequence ATGACGCTACTGGAAGCCCAGGATCTGTCGCTTGCTTACGAAGACGTGCAAGTGATTCATGAACTGTCGCTGCAGATTCCGCCGCAACAGATTACCGCGCTGATCGGACCCAACGGTTCGGGCAAGTCGACCCTGCTTCGCGGGCTGGCCAGACTCATGCGTCCGCAGCAAGGGTGCGTTTACCTGGATGGCCATGCGATCCATACCCAACCAACAAAGCAAGTCGCGCGACAACTCGCCATGTTGCCGCAACGCGCCAGCGCACCGGGCGGGCTGACGGTTCGCGAACTAGTGGCCTACGGGCGGTTTCCCTACCAAGGATTCCTCGGCGGGCTCTCGGCCGACGACGAGCAGCAAATCGACGACGCCCTGCACCAAACCGGTATCGATTCGCTCCGCGATTGCTGCCTGGGCGAGCTGTCGGGCGGGCAGCGGCAACTGGCGTTGATCGCCATGGCGCTAGCGCAAGACACCGAGCTGTTGCTGCTCGACGAGCCGACCACCTTCCTCGACATGGCCCATCAGCTCGAAGTGCTCGAAGTACTCGAGAAGCTGCACGCGGAGCAACAGCGAACCATCGTGATGGTGCTGCACGACATCAATCAGGCAGCACGTTACGCCAGCCATATGATTGCGCTGGTCGATGGGCAAATCGCCGCGAGTGGTTCGCCCACCGAGATCCTCACCCCTGAGGTGCTCGCCCGCGTGTTTCGCATCGAAGCGATGGTGACGCGTCGCGAAGACACAAGCACCCCGTATTGCATCCCGCTGAGAAATCTCAGTTAG
- a CDS encoding class I SAM-dependent methyltransferase, translating into MATLKTADELKSIFQEGWNIPERVENYSRGVKEFTEGPTHVAWRDTLAAAAGGTAPLDVLDVGTGPGIYACLYAQMGHRAVGLDFSERMLTVARQRKAELQLDCEFLMGDAEAPPFDAESFDVVSSRHVLFTLPRPGVAIREWVRVLKPGGRLILMGNDHDESPNTPPRRRATQLWNQLRRRFTKRPARRWSPATGYTDALAQCPLRRHGSLTLRAVMEAAGLDDIHLHPTDSIEQARRQSPTSKTRQFVAAGKFFILVGRKP; encoded by the coding sequence ATGGCAACCTTGAAAACGGCCGACGAACTAAAGAGCATCTTCCAGGAGGGCTGGAACATTCCCGAGCGGGTCGAAAACTACTCGCGGGGCGTGAAAGAGTTTACCGAGGGACCAACGCACGTTGCCTGGCGCGACACGCTGGCCGCCGCAGCCGGCGGCACCGCCCCGCTCGACGTGCTCGACGTCGGCACTGGGCCAGGCATCTACGCTTGCTTGTACGCGCAAATGGGGCATCGCGCCGTGGGGCTCGACTTCTCGGAACGCATGCTCACGGTCGCCCGCCAGCGAAAGGCCGAGCTGCAGCTCGACTGCGAGTTCCTGATGGGTGATGCCGAGGCCCCTCCGTTCGACGCGGAGAGCTTCGACGTGGTGTCGAGCCGCCATGTGCTGTTCACGCTGCCGCGCCCAGGCGTAGCGATTCGCGAGTGGGTTCGCGTGCTGAAACCAGGAGGACGACTCATCCTGATGGGCAACGACCACGACGAGTCGCCGAACACCCCACCGCGCCGGCGGGCTACGCAGCTTTGGAATCAGCTCCGGCGACGGTTCACCAAACGCCCCGCCCGCCGCTGGAGTCCCGCCACAGGGTACACCGACGCGCTGGCCCAATGCCCGCTCCGCCGACATGGTTCGCTAACGCTGCGGGCGGTGATGGAAGCGGCCGGCCTCGACGACATCCACCTGCACCCGACCGATTCGATCGAGCAAGCCCGTCGGCAAAGCCCCACCAGCAAGACCCGGCAATTCGTCGCCGCTGGCAAGTTCTTTATCCTTGTCGGTCGCAAGCCGTAG
- a CDS encoding MFS transporter, with translation MIVRFCLYSVLKNLRFSDPFLAIYLIELGFSYAEIGGLLGFEKLVTALLEIPSGYMADHWGRRRILAISFFSHAVGLSILALGALSDVPALLWFFLGLGIYGVGEAFRTGSHKAIMLDYLDVAGRGSESTAVLSLTRTFSKGSSALAGVVAGGLLYLLNDYSALFWLSAVAALFGCGLVLSYPKYLEGETARQRKEPEKTIDPHEYKLGAMLRNPKMWPLLVRSVVYESQVEVLLKLFLQPFLYQGLTAAGLPIGGVDAAAKRGTGSLLVGVNELFRDSLGAVGAKNSARAERRFADRRSVLRIIYLLTTVAVAVLTLAAVDASRFSLVLVGLATVGALTFLQNLRRPIFVSELNEVANKPLRATILSIDSQARSFMVAAQLPLLGLAADHWGLWTVGAITGVLMLVGALFYSRG, from the coding sequence ATGATTGTCCGCTTTTGCCTGTACTCGGTTCTCAAGAACCTGCGATTCTCCGATCCGTTCCTGGCCATCTATCTGATTGAGCTGGGATTCTCGTACGCGGAGATTGGCGGGCTGCTCGGCTTCGAGAAGTTGGTGACCGCGCTGCTCGAGATTCCCTCGGGCTACATGGCCGATCATTGGGGGCGGCGGCGGATACTCGCCATTTCGTTCTTTTCGCATGCGGTGGGCCTCTCGATCCTGGCGCTCGGCGCCCTGTCGGACGTGCCCGCGTTGCTGTGGTTCTTCCTGGGACTCGGCATCTACGGCGTCGGCGAGGCGTTTCGCACCGGCAGCCACAAAGCGATCATGCTCGACTATCTCGACGTCGCCGGGCGGGGGAGCGAATCGACTGCGGTGCTCTCGCTCACTCGCACGTTCTCAAAAGGGTCGTCGGCCCTGGCTGGCGTCGTGGCCGGTGGACTACTTTACCTGCTGAACGACTACAGTGCGCTGTTCTGGCTCTCGGCCGTCGCGGCTTTGTTCGGCTGTGGGCTGGTTCTCAGCTACCCCAAGTACCTCGAAGGCGAAACGGCCCGCCAGCGCAAGGAACCCGAGAAAACCATCGACCCGCACGAGTACAAACTGGGGGCCATGCTCCGCAACCCAAAAATGTGGCCGCTGTTGGTTCGCTCGGTGGTTTACGAAAGCCAGGTCGAGGTACTGCTGAAACTGTTCTTGCAGCCGTTTCTGTACCAGGGGCTGACCGCCGCAGGGTTGCCGATCGGAGGAGTCGACGCGGCAGCGAAACGTGGCACCGGTTCGCTACTGGTCGGCGTGAACGAATTGTTTCGCGATAGCCTGGGTGCCGTGGGAGCGAAGAACAGCGCCCGCGCCGAACGACGCTTTGCCGATCGCCGGAGCGTGCTACGGATCATCTACTTGCTCACCACTGTTGCGGTAGCAGTGCTCACCCTGGCTGCAGTCGACGCTTCGCGGTTCTCGCTGGTGCTGGTGGGACTCGCAACGGTGGGGGCCCTCACTTTTTTGCAGAACTTGCGGCGACCGATCTTTGTCAGCGAACTGAACGAGGTGGCCAACAAGCCATTGCGGGCGACCATCCTGTCGATCGACAGCCAGGCCCGCAGTTTCATGGTCGCTGCCCAATTACCGCTGCTCGGTCTTGCGGCCGACCACTGGGGGCTGTGGACCGTCGGGGCGATCACCGGCGTGCTGATGCTGGTCGGGGCGTTGTTCTACAGCCGAGGCTAG